Proteins encoded within one genomic window of Mesorhizobium sp. AR10:
- a CDS encoding F0F1 ATP synthase subunit gamma, whose product MPSLKDLRNRIASVKATQKITKAMQMVAAAKLRRAQEAAEAARPYSERMGAVLANITQAIGDGGDAPALMTGTGKDDVHLLVVCTAERGLCGGFNSQIARHARDHIRRLLADGKQVKIICVGKKGFDILRRDYAAQIIDRVDLREVKTLGFVNADAIARKIIHLFSEGGFDICTLFYSQFKSVISQIPTTQQIIPAGLSSAPAEVKDGGSAVYEYEPEPGEILADLIPRNISVQVFRALLENAAGEMGAKMSAMDNATRNAGDMINKLSITYNRQRQAQITKELIEIISGAEAL is encoded by the coding sequence ATGCCTTCATTAAAAGACCTTCGTAACCGTATCGCCTCGGTCAAGGCGACGCAGAAGATCACCAAGGCGATGCAGATGGTCGCCGCGGCGAAGCTGCGTCGCGCGCAGGAAGCGGCAGAAGCGGCGCGCCCCTATTCGGAGCGCATGGGCGCGGTGCTGGCCAACATCACCCAGGCGATCGGCGACGGTGGCGATGCCCCGGCGCTGATGACGGGCACCGGCAAGGATGACGTGCACCTGCTCGTCGTCTGTACCGCCGAGCGCGGCCTGTGCGGCGGCTTCAATTCGCAGATCGCCCGCCACGCCCGCGATCACATCCGCAGGCTGCTGGCCGACGGCAAGCAGGTCAAGATCATCTGCGTCGGCAAGAAGGGTTTCGACATCCTGCGCCGCGACTACGCCGCGCAGATCATCGACCGTGTCGATCTGCGCGAGGTCAAGACGCTCGGCTTCGTCAATGCCGATGCCATTGCCCGGAAGATCATCCACCTCTTCAGCGAGGGCGGCTTCGACATCTGCACGCTGTTCTATTCGCAGTTCAAGTCGGTGATCAGCCAGATCCCGACGACGCAACAGATCATTCCTGCCGGCTTGTCTTCCGCCCCAGCCGAGGTGAAGGACGGTGGCAGCGCCGTCTATGAATACGAGCCGGAGCCGGGCGAGATCCTCGCCGACCTCATTCCGCGCAACATCTCCGTGCAGGTTTTCCGGGCGCTGCTCGAAAATGCAGCCGGCGAGATGGGTGCCAAGATGAGCGCCATGGACAATGCGACGCGCAACGCCGGCGACATGATCAACAAATTGTCGATCACCTACAACCGCCAGCGGCAGGCGCAGATCACCAAGGAACTGATCGAAATCATTTCGGGCGCCGAAGCGCTCTAG
- a CDS encoding TRAP transporter small permease: protein MADRNGSRRDATSLPAASPLRRFSAILTRLCDFCLYLAGAGLVVMTALVACQVFSRFVLNASLSWTETGAIMVMSWFIFLGAAVGVRENFHMGFDVLLYVLPKGSKGALRTVSDLVALAFGIGMVWYGLKLVALTWQSTIPALGLPGGFDYLPLSVGGALISLFSLERMLLRWAGIDVDRDINLEDVPEMPAVQEA from the coding sequence ATGGCGGACAGGAATGGTTCCAGAAGAGACGCGACGTCGCTTCCGGCGGCATCGCCGCTGCGACGCTTCAGCGCCATTTTGACCAGGCTGTGCGACTTCTGCCTCTATCTGGCCGGTGCCGGGCTCGTCGTCATGACGGCGCTTGTCGCCTGTCAGGTCTTTTCCCGGTTCGTCCTCAACGCATCGCTGAGCTGGACCGAGACCGGCGCCATCATGGTGATGAGCTGGTTCATCTTCCTGGGCGCCGCCGTCGGCGTGCGCGAGAATTTCCACATGGGGTTCGACGTGCTGCTCTATGTCTTGCCCAAGGGCAGCAAGGGCGCGTTGCGGACCGTTTCCGACCTGGTCGCGCTCGCCTTCGGCATCGGCATGGTGTGGTACGGGCTCAAGCTGGTTGCGCTGACCTGGCAATCGACCATCCCGGCGCTCGGACTACCCGGCGGCTTCGACTATCTGCCGCTGTCAGTGGGCGGGGCGCTGATCAGCCTGTTTTCGCTGGAGCGCATGTTGCTCAGATGGGCCGGGATCGATGTCGACAGGGACATCAATCTCGAAGATGTGCCCGAAATGCCAGCGGTGCAGGAGGCCTAG
- a CDS encoding F0F1 ATP synthase subunit epsilon: protein MAEAFQFELVSPERLLVSEQVESVVIPGAEGEMTVMAHHAPVMTTIKPGVVTLRTAAGQEERYVVFGGFADIVPSGCTLLAESAVAVGDIDRADLARRIQEAKEDAADAKDDQTRSKAEQFLAQLTTLEGAILPA from the coding sequence ATGGCTGAAGCTTTCCAATTCGAACTGGTCTCGCCGGAGCGCCTCTTGGTTTCCGAGCAGGTGGAGTCCGTCGTCATTCCGGGCGCCGAAGGTGAAATGACCGTGATGGCGCATCATGCGCCGGTCATGACCACGATCAAGCCGGGCGTGGTTACGCTGAGGACGGCGGCTGGCCAGGAAGAACGCTATGTGGTGTTCGGCGGCTTCGCCGATATCGTTCCGTCGGGCTGCACGCTGCTGGCCGAATCGGCTGTGGCCGTCGGCGACATCGACCGCGCCGACCTTGCCCGCCGCATCCAGGAGGCCAAGGAAGACGCGGCCGACGCCAAGGACGACCAGACCCGCAGCAAAGCTGAACAGTTTCTTGCCCAGCTCACCACGCTGGAAGGCGCCATCCTGCCGGCCTAA
- the uxaC gene encoding glucuronate isomerase: protein MAGLTDPDLLFASEARPLSLARDLYAGVNDLPIVSPHGHTDPRWYALNEPFPDPAQLLIVPDHYIFRMLFSQGVRLEDLGVPTLDGAPVETDGRTIWRRFAEHYYLFRGTPTRLWFDHVLDHLFGIDEPLSAATADRHYDAIATLLQRDDFRPRALFERFNIEVIATTEGALDDLKWHKAIRDSGWQGRVITAYRPDAVVDPDFEGFSANLDRLGEISGYDTGSWAGYLDAHRQRRAFFKSFGATSSDHGHPTADTANLSDAAAEELFNRIRHGSEDERARKLFRAQMLTEMAKMSRDDGLVLQIHPGSWRNHSPAVFQNFGRDKGFDIPTRTDYAAALKPLLDCVGLERDLTIILFTLDETSYARELAPLAGVYPALKLGPAWWFHDSPEGMRRFREMTTETAGFYNTVGFNDDTRAFPSIPARHDVARRVDCAFLARLVAEHRLREDEAHELARELAYTLAKKAYRL from the coding sequence GTGGCTGGACTGACCGATCCGGATTTGCTGTTTGCTTCGGAGGCGCGTCCGCTTTCGCTTGCCCGCGATCTTTACGCCGGGGTGAACGATCTGCCGATCGTCAGCCCGCACGGCCACACCGATCCGCGCTGGTATGCGCTCAACGAACCGTTTCCAGATCCGGCGCAATTGCTGATCGTGCCGGACCATTACATTTTCCGTATGCTGTTCAGCCAGGGCGTCCGCCTGGAAGACCTCGGCGTACCGACCCTGGACGGCGCGCCGGTGGAGACCGACGGCAGGACGATCTGGCGGCGCTTTGCCGAGCACTATTATCTGTTCCGCGGCACGCCGACCCGGCTGTGGTTCGACCATGTGCTTGACCATCTGTTCGGTATCGACGAGCCGTTAAGCGCCGCGACAGCCGACCGGCATTACGACGCGATCGCGACACTGCTGCAGCGTGACGATTTTCGCCCACGTGCCCTGTTCGAGCGCTTCAATATCGAGGTCATCGCGACGACGGAGGGCGCGCTCGACGATCTCAAATGGCACAAGGCGATTCGCGACAGCGGCTGGCAGGGACGTGTCATCACCGCGTACCGGCCGGACGCCGTCGTCGATCCCGACTTCGAGGGGTTTTCGGCCAATCTCGACCGGCTCGGCGAAATCTCCGGCTACGACACCGGCAGCTGGGCCGGATATCTCGATGCACATCGCCAGCGGCGCGCATTCTTCAAAAGCTTTGGCGCGACCTCGTCCGATCACGGTCACCCGACGGCCGACACCGCCAATCTCTCCGATGCCGCCGCCGAGGAGCTGTTCAATCGCATCCGTCATGGGTCGGAGGACGAGCGCGCGCGAAAACTGTTTCGCGCCCAGATGCTGACCGAGATGGCCAAGATGAGCCGCGACGACGGGCTGGTGCTGCAGATCCACCCCGGCTCCTGGCGCAATCATTCGCCAGCCGTCTTTCAGAATTTCGGCCGGGACAAGGGGTTCGATATCCCCACCCGCACCGACTATGCGGCGGCGCTGAAGCCGCTGCTCGACTGCGTCGGGCTGGAACGCGACCTCACCATCATCCTCTTCACCCTCGACGAAACCAGCTATGCGCGCGAACTGGCGCCGCTGGCCGGCGTCTATCCGGCACTGAAACTCGGGCCGGCCTGGTGGTTCCACGACAGTCCGGAAGGCATGCGCCGCTTCCGCGAGATGACCACCGAGACGGCCGGGTTCTACAACACGGTCGGCTTCAACGACGACACCCGCGCCTTTCCGTCCATTCCCGCCCGCCACGATGTGGCGCGTCGGGTCGACTGCGCCTTTTTGGCGCGTCTCGTCGCCGAGCATCGACTGCGCGAAGACGAGGCGCACGAACTGGCGCGAGAGCTTGCCTACACGCTTGCGAAGAAAGCGTACCGGCTCTGA
- the kduI gene encoding 5-dehydro-4-deoxy-D-glucuronate isomerase, producing the protein MNQTHTHTDFTSRFAIDPVAAASMGTDELRHNFHIEGLFQPGRIGLTYTHYDRMIVGGAMPAAGPLLLEAIKPTGTKNFLDRREMIAVNIGGAGSVKASGQSYDLATRDMLYLGMGATEVSFASTNPAEPAKFYLLSAPAHQSFPSRLIRIGDAKRLDLGSQATCNQRSIFQFIHADGVKTCQLVVGMTQLAPGSVWNTMPCHVHDRRMEAYLYFDLPETARVFHFMGEPDETRHLVMRNEEAVLSPGWSIHSGAGTSNYAFVWAMAGDNVDYTDVDPVALDDLR; encoded by the coding sequence ATGAATCAGACTCACACGCATACCGACTTCACATCACGTTTCGCCATCGACCCGGTTGCCGCGGCTTCCATGGGAACCGACGAGCTGCGTCACAATTTCCACATTGAAGGCCTGTTCCAGCCCGGCCGCATCGGCCTGACCTATACCCACTACGACCGTATGATCGTCGGCGGCGCGATGCCGGCGGCCGGACCGCTTCTGCTGGAGGCGATCAAGCCGACGGGAACCAAGAATTTTCTCGATCGCCGCGAAATGATCGCCGTCAATATCGGCGGCGCCGGCAGCGTGAAAGCCAGCGGCCAGTCCTATGATCTTGCCACGCGCGACATGCTCTATCTCGGCATGGGTGCCACCGAGGTGTCGTTCGCTTCGACCAACCCGGCCGAGCCGGCCAAATTCTACCTGCTCAGCGCGCCGGCGCATCAGAGCTTTCCCAGCCGGCTTATCCGCATCGGTGATGCCAAGCGCCTCGATCTCGGCAGCCAGGCGACTTGCAATCAACGGTCGATCTTCCAGTTCATCCATGCCGATGGCGTGAAAACCTGCCAGCTGGTCGTCGGCATGACCCAGCTTGCACCCGGCTCGGTGTGGAACACCATGCCCTGCCATGTGCATGACCGGCGCATGGAGGCCTATCTCTATTTCGATCTGCCGGAGACGGCGCGGGTGTTTCATTTCATGGGTGAGCCGGACGAAACCCGCCATCTGGTCATGCGCAACGAGGAGGCGGTGCTGTCGCCGGGATGGTCGATCCATTCGGGCGCTGGCACCTCCAATTACGCCTTCGTCTGGGCGATGGCCGGCGACAATGTCGACTATACCGATGTCGATCCGGTGGCGCTGGACGATCTGCGGTGA
- a CDS encoding TRAP transporter large permease, protein MEIWILFGVFTLLMFIGTPIAFCLGAASFATIVYLGLPPLVVFQRLNSGMSVFSLMAIPFFIYAGDLMVRGGIAQRIVAFAGSLVGHMRGGLGQVNIIAATLFGGISGSAVAEAAAVGGLMIPQMKERGYGADYAVNVTSMAALIALLLPPSQNMIIYSIAGGGKISIADLFTAGILPGLLLAASLMVTAYVVARQRGYPTEPFPGFARAGRLFLISIPGLLLIGIIFGGVRSGVFTASESSCIAVIYALLVTVLGYRSMRWNDFVHATMGAVRTTAMVLLIIGMAASFSWLMAYLRVPAALIAGMNAISTDPLVVLLLLNVLMLLLGTFMDMGPMIIICTPIFLPLVTHYGVDPVHFGVITILNLGIGLNTPPVGTVQFVACAVGKITVWEAMRSIWPFYGAGLVVLGLVTYIPAISLWLPSVFK, encoded by the coding sequence ATGGAGATCTGGATCCTGTTCGGCGTCTTCACGCTGCTTATGTTCATCGGCACGCCGATTGCGTTCTGTCTCGGCGCCGCCAGCTTCGCCACCATCGTCTATCTCGGCCTGCCGCCGCTGGTGGTGTTCCAGCGGCTGAATTCCGGCATGAGCGTCTTTTCGCTGATGGCGATCCCGTTCTTCATCTATGCGGGCGACCTGATGGTGCGCGGCGGCATCGCCCAGCGCATCGTCGCCTTCGCCGGCTCGCTTGTCGGGCACATGCGCGGCGGGCTCGGACAGGTCAACATCATCGCCGCCACGCTGTTCGGCGGCATTTCCGGGTCGGCGGTTGCCGAAGCCGCCGCCGTCGGCGGGTTGATGATCCCGCAGATGAAAGAGCGCGGCTATGGCGCCGACTACGCCGTCAACGTCACCTCGATGGCGGCGCTGATCGCGCTTCTGTTGCCGCCGTCGCAGAACATGATCATCTATTCAATCGCCGGCGGCGGCAAGATTTCGATCGCCGACCTGTTTACCGCCGGCATCCTGCCCGGCCTGCTGCTCGCCGCGTCGCTGATGGTCACCGCCTATGTCGTGGCGCGCCAGCGCGGCTATCCGACCGAGCCCTTTCCCGGCTTCGCCAGGGCCGGCCGGCTGTTCCTCATTTCCATTCCCGGGTTGCTGCTTATCGGCATCATTTTCGGCGGCGTCCGTTCGGGCGTCTTCACCGCCAGCGAAAGCTCCTGCATCGCCGTCATCTACGCTCTGCTCGTCACCGTCCTTGGCTATCGCTCGATGCGGTGGAACGACTTCGTCCATGCCACGATGGGCGCGGTGCGCACCACGGCAATGGTGCTGCTGATCATCGGCATGGCCGCCTCGTTCAGCTGGCTGATGGCCTATCTCAGGGTGCCGGCGGCCTTGATCGCCGGCATGAACGCCATCTCCACCGACCCGCTGGTCGTGCTCCTGCTGCTCAACGTGCTGATGCTGTTGCTCGGTACCTTCATGGACATGGGGCCGATGATCATCATCTGCACGCCGATTTTCCTGCCGCTTGTGACGCATTACGGCGTCGATCCGGTGCATTTCGGCGTCATCACCATTCTCAACCTGGGCATCGGGCTGAACACGCCGCCGGTCGGCACGGTGCAATTCGTCGCCTGCGCCGTCGGCAAGATCACGGTGTGGGAAGCAATGCGCTCGATCTGGCCTTTCTATGGCGCGGGGCTCGTGGTTCTGGGGCTGGTGACCTATATTCCGGCCATTTCGCTCTGGCTGCCGAGCGTCTTCAAATAG
- the atpD gene encoding F0F1 ATP synthase subunit beta: MAKAATPKTAAKAAPPKAPAAAAKAAPAKKAAAPAKAAAPVKAAATKTPAVSVKKTGVVGKVRQVIGAVVDVQFGEHLPAILNALETVNVGNRLVLEVAQHLGENTVRCIAMDSTEGLVRGQDVYDTGAPITVPVGPGMLGRIINVIGEPVDEEGPVDGIEMRSIHQPAPSYVEQSTEAQILITGIKVLDLLAPYARGGKIGLFGGAGVGKTVLIQELINNVAKAHGGFSVFAGVGERTREGNDLYHEFIESGVNKKGGGEGSKAALVYGQMNEPPGARARVGLTGLTVAEYFRDQGQDVLFFVDNIFRFTQAGSEVSALLGRIPSAVGYQPTLATDMGALQERITTTTKGSITSVQAIYVPADDLTDPAPATSFAHLDATTVLNRAISEKGIYPAVDPLDSTSRMLDPLVVGEEHYGVARQVQSILQRYKSLQDIIAILGMDELSEEDKQTVARARKIERFLSQPFFVAEVFTGSPGKLVDLADTIKGFKGLCNGDYDHLPEAAFYMVGGIEEAVEKAQRLAAEAA; this comes from the coding sequence ATGGCGAAAGCAGCGACCCCGAAGACCGCCGCAAAGGCGGCACCACCAAAGGCTCCGGCAGCAGCAGCGAAGGCCGCTCCGGCCAAGAAGGCGGCCGCGCCCGCTAAGGCGGCAGCTCCCGTCAAGGCAGCGGCAACCAAGACGCCGGCGGTTTCCGTCAAGAAGACGGGCGTGGTCGGCAAGGTCCGCCAGGTCATCGGCGCCGTTGTCGACGTGCAGTTCGGCGAGCATCTGCCGGCGATCCTGAACGCGCTGGAGACGGTCAATGTCGGCAACCGCCTCGTGCTCGAGGTGGCTCAGCATCTGGGCGAAAACACCGTGCGCTGCATTGCCATGGACTCGACCGAAGGTCTGGTCCGCGGCCAGGACGTCTATGACACCGGCGCGCCGATCACCGTGCCGGTCGGCCCGGGCATGCTCGGCCGCATCATCAACGTCATCGGCGAGCCGGTTGACGAGGAAGGCCCGGTCGACGGCATCGAGATGCGCTCCATCCACCAGCCTGCGCCGTCCTATGTCGAGCAGTCGACGGAAGCGCAGATCCTGATCACCGGCATCAAGGTTCTCGACCTGCTGGCACCATATGCCCGCGGCGGCAAGATCGGCCTGTTCGGCGGTGCCGGCGTCGGCAAGACGGTGCTGATCCAGGAACTGATCAACAACGTCGCCAAGGCACATGGCGGCTTCTCGGTGTTTGCCGGCGTTGGCGAGCGCACCCGCGAAGGCAACGATCTCTACCACGAATTCATCGAGTCCGGCGTCAACAAGAAGGGCGGCGGCGAAGGCTCCAAGGCGGCACTGGTCTATGGCCAGATGAACGAGCCGCCGGGCGCGCGCGCCCGCGTTGGCCTGACCGGCCTGACGGTCGCCGAATATTTCCGCGACCAAGGCCAGGACGTGCTGTTCTTCGTCGACAACATCTTCCGCTTCACGCAGGCGGGTTCTGAAGTGTCGGCGCTGCTCGGCCGTATTCCTTCGGCCGTGGGCTATCAGCCGACGCTGGCCACCGACATGGGCGCGCTGCAGGAACGCATCACCACGACGACCAAGGGCTCGATCACTTCGGTGCAGGCGATCTATGTGCCGGCCGACGATCTGACCGACCCGGCGCCGGCGACCTCGTTCGCCCATTTGGACGCGACGACCGTGCTCAACCGCGCGATCTCGGAAAAGGGCATCTATCCGGCGGTCGACCCGCTGGATTCGACCTCGCGCATGCTTGACCCGCTGGTCGTCGGTGAAGAGCACTATGGCGTCGCGCGCCAGGTGCAGTCGATCCTCCAGCGCTACAAGTCGCTGCAGGACATCATCGCCATCCTGGGCATGGACGAGCTGTCGGAAGAGGACAAGCAGACGGTGGCTCGCGCCCGCAAGATCGAGCGCTTCCTGTCGCAGCCCTTCTTCGTCGCCGAAGTGTTCACGGGTTCGCCGGGCAAGCTGGTCGACCTCGCCGACACCATCAAGGGCTTCAAGGGCCTCTGCAACGGCGACTACGATCATCTTCCCGAGGCTGCCTTCTACATGGTCGGCGGTATCGAGGAAGCGGTCGAGAAGGCACAGCGCCTGGCGGCCGAAGCGGCATAA
- a CDS encoding TRAP transporter substrate-binding protein — MLHFSKLTAATFAFGSLMIGVANAETVLRSADTHPDGYPTVEAVKYMGELIKERTKGAYAVEVYHSAQLGEEKDTIEQTQAGVLDLNRVSMGPFNGIVRETAVPSLPYIFRSVDHMRHVMDGPVGEQILKAFEAHDLVGLAFYDSGARSFYNTKKDITSIADLKGMKFRVIQSDVFVDMVNALGANATPMAYGEVYSALETGVIDGAENNWPSFESAKHFEVAKHYTLDQHQIVPEVLVMSKASWDKLSPEDQAVVRQAAKDSVVKMRELWDAREKKSRDIVEAAGVKVSEIDKQPLIDAMKPVYEKYLSTPELKDLAARIQATE; from the coding sequence ATGTTGCATTTTTCGAAACTGACGGCAGCCACATTCGCCTTCGGCTCGTTGATGATCGGCGTTGCCAACGCTGAAACCGTGCTGCGCTCGGCCGACACGCATCCGGACGGTTATCCGACCGTCGAGGCGGTCAAATATATGGGCGAGCTGATCAAGGAGCGCACCAAGGGCGCCTACGCGGTCGAGGTTTACCACTCGGCGCAGCTCGGCGAGGAAAAGGACACGATCGAGCAGACCCAGGCCGGCGTGCTCGACCTCAATCGCGTGTCGATGGGGCCCTTCAACGGCATCGTGCGGGAGACGGCGGTGCCGTCGCTGCCCTACATCTTCCGCTCGGTCGACCACATGCGTCATGTCATGGACGGGCCGGTCGGCGAGCAGATCCTGAAGGCATTCGAGGCGCATGATCTGGTCGGCCTTGCCTTCTACGATTCCGGCGCGCGCTCCTTCTACAACACCAAGAAGGACATCACCTCGATCGCCGACCTGAAAGGCATGAAGTTCCGCGTCATCCAGTCCGACGTGTTCGTCGACATGGTCAACGCGCTCGGCGCCAATGCGACGCCAATGGCTTATGGCGAAGTCTATTCGGCCCTGGAAACCGGCGTCATCGACGGCGCCGAAAACAATTGGCCGAGCTTCGAATCCGCCAAGCACTTCGAGGTCGCCAAGCATTACACGCTCGACCAGCACCAGATCGTGCCAGAAGTCCTCGTCATGTCGAAGGCCAGCTGGGACAAGCTGTCGCCGGAGGACCAGGCTGTCGTCAGGCAGGCGGCCAAGGACAGCGTCGTCAAGATGCGCGAACTGTGGGATGCGCGCGAGAAGAAGTCGCGCGACATCGTCGAAGCTGCCGGCGTCAAGGTCAGCGAGATCGACAAGCAGCCGCTGATCGACGCGATGAAGCCGGTCTACGAGAAGTATCTGTCGACGCCCGAGCTGAAAGACCTCGCCGCGCGCATCCAGGCGACCGAGTGA
- a CDS encoding mannitol dehydrogenase family protein, which yields MTTRRLSNSTRQALPASAAFPLYDRGGITPGIVHLGVGAFHRAHQAAYVDDCLAAGETGWGIVGVSLRSADTRDALAPQDGLYTLAVRSSGGENLRVVGSILSMLVAPQEPGAVLAALTDPRTRIVTLTITEKAYLRAASGGLDTTHPDIIHDLGNPQAPRTAHGFLTESLSRRRAAGTPPFTVLCCDNLPANGATLHRLLAEFATLRSPDLARHIADGVAFPSSMVDRIVPATTDADRARIASQLGVEDAWPVMTEPFCQWVIEDDFPAGRPAWEKFGVTMVSDVRPSEDMKLRLLNGAHSAIAYLGLLSGHDTVDRAFADPAIRQFVDALWVEAIPTLPKDAGLDTADYTAQLTERFSNTALAHRTAQIANDGSQKLPQRIVASTVECIAAGALPEHLPLVVAAWIAACAARGKTLPERHFTDPLDAALMALLGRDLPTEETVAAVFDLAGFASDHAERQTLIEFVATHLVHLRQGGPALALAALGIRSE from the coding sequence ATGACGACCAGACGCCTCTCCAACAGCACGCGGCAGGCCCTGCCGGCCTCGGCCGCGTTCCCCTTGTATGATCGCGGCGGCATTACACCGGGCATCGTCCATCTTGGCGTCGGTGCGTTCCACCGCGCCCATCAGGCGGCCTATGTCGATGACTGCCTTGCGGCAGGGGAAACCGGCTGGGGCATTGTCGGTGTCTCGCTGCGCAGTGCCGATACGCGCGACGCGCTGGCGCCGCAGGACGGGCTCTACACGCTGGCGGTCAGAAGCAGCGGCGGCGAGAACCTTCGCGTCGTCGGCTCGATCCTGTCGATGCTGGTGGCGCCGCAAGAGCCGGGCGCGGTGTTGGCAGCGCTTACGGATCCGCGCACGCGTATCGTTACCCTGACGATCACCGAGAAGGCCTATCTCAGGGCGGCGAGCGGTGGGCTCGACACCACCCACCCCGACATCATCCACGACCTGGGGAACCCGCAGGCGCCCAGGACCGCGCATGGTTTCCTGACTGAATCCCTGTCACGGCGCCGCGCCGCCGGCACGCCGCCTTTCACGGTGCTCTGCTGCGACAACCTTCCGGCCAACGGCGCCACGTTGCACCGATTGCTGGCCGAGTTCGCCACGTTGCGCAGTCCTGATCTTGCCCGCCATATCGCCGACGGGGTGGCGTTCCCGTCGAGCATGGTCGATCGCATCGTGCCGGCGACCACCGACGCCGACCGGGCGCGGATCGCCAGTCAGCTCGGCGTCGAGGACGCCTGGCCGGTCATGACCGAGCCGTTCTGCCAATGGGTGATCGAGGACGATTTCCCTGCGGGCCGGCCGGCCTGGGAAAAATTCGGCGTCACCATGGTCAGTGATGTCAGGCCCTCCGAGGACATGAAGCTGAGGCTGCTCAATGGCGCGCATTCGGCGATCGCCTATCTCGGCCTGCTCAGCGGTCACGACACGGTCGACCGCGCCTTTGCCGATCCGGCGATCCGGCAGTTCGTCGACGCATTGTGGGTCGAGGCCATCCCGACACTGCCGAAGGATGCCGGGCTCGATACGGCTGATTACACGGCGCAACTCACCGAGCGTTTTTCGAACACCGCACTCGCGCATCGCACGGCGCAGATCGCCAATGACGGCAGCCAGAAATTGCCGCAGCGCATTGTCGCCTCCACCGTCGAGTGCATCGCGGCCGGCGCTCTGCCTGAGCATCTGCCGCTGGTGGTGGCTGCCTGGATTGCTGCTTGCGCGGCGCGCGGCAAGACCTTGCCGGAACGCCATTTCACCGATCCGCTCGACGCGGCGCTGATGGCACTTCTAGGCCGGGATCTGCCGACGGAAGAGACGGTGGCGGCTGTGTTCGACCTCGCGGGCTTCGCCAGTGACCACGCCGAGCGCCAGACGCTGATCGAGTTCGTGGCCACCCATCTCGTCCATCTCAGGCAGGGCGGGCCGGCTCTTGCGCTGGCCGCGCTGGGCATACGGAGCGAATGA
- a CDS encoding FadR/GntR family transcriptional regulator: MASDTAMDLRVERKPKLSETVVAAIRKQLQAGEIQPGQKLPTEGQLTETFGVSRTVIREALAKLAADGLVEARQGAGVFVIEHVSTMFGALAAEMGTKDSIALSVLEVRLAIEIESAGLAAVRRNAAQEAAIQEAFFEFERLLLNSEPTGPADLAFHRAIASATNNPFYVEMLDVLGRRAIPCDVTSPWSTELVQSDSYQRGLQREHLVILNAITTGDAEAAREAMRKHLTASQQRYRERLHARQVFYADSVKTAATE, translated from the coding sequence ATGGCATCGGATACCGCAATGGACCTCAGGGTCGAACGCAAGCCCAAGCTTTCGGAAACCGTCGTCGCGGCGATCCGCAAGCAGCTCCAGGCGGGCGAAATCCAGCCGGGACAAAAACTGCCGACGGAAGGCCAGCTGACCGAAACCTTTGGCGTCAGCCGCACCGTCATCCGCGAAGCGCTGGCCAAGCTTGCCGCCGACGGTCTGGTCGAGGCGCGCCAGGGCGCCGGCGTCTTCGTCATCGAACATGTCTCGACGATGTTCGGCGCGCTTGCCGCCGAAATGGGCACCAAGGATTCGATCGCGCTCAGCGTGCTGGAAGTCCGGCTGGCGATCGAGATCGAATCGGCAGGGCTCGCCGCCGTTCGTCGCAACGCCGCGCAGGAAGCGGCGATCCAGGAGGCCTTTTTCGAGTTCGAGCGATTGCTGTTGAACAGCGAGCCCACAGGTCCAGCCGATCTCGCTTTCCATCGGGCCATCGCCAGCGCCACCAACAACCCGTTCTATGTCGAGATGCTCGATGTGCTCGGGCGGCGCGCCATTCCTTGCGACGTGACCTCACCCTGGTCGACTGAACTCGTCCAGTCCGACAGCTATCAGCGCGGGCTGCAGCGCGAGCATCTGGTGATCCTGAACGCCATTACCACAGGCGATGCCGAGGCTGCTCGCGAGGCCATGCGCAAGCACCTCACTGCCAGCCAGCAGCGCTACCGCGAGCGCTTGCATGCACGTCAGGTTTTCTACGCCGACTCGGTCAAAACGGCGGCAACCGAATAA